In one Lysobacter alkalisoli genomic region, the following are encoded:
- a CDS encoding aminoacyl-tRNA deacylase — protein sequence MTSQRLQDFLKDQHVHFDTVTHPHAFTAQETAARAHIDSHSMAKTVMVRLDDKLAMAVLPANEWLDIDRLREAAGASEARLASESEFRDRFPECEVGAMPPFGNLYGMDVYVADSLAGDQRIAFNAGNHRELMWVDWNDFERLVHPHLASMTRH from the coding sequence ATGACATCGCAACGTTTGCAGGATTTCCTGAAAGACCAGCATGTGCATTTCGACACGGTGACCCATCCGCATGCCTTCACCGCGCAGGAAACCGCGGCCCGGGCCCATATCGACAGCCACTCGATGGCCAAGACTGTCATGGTCCGACTCGACGACAAGCTGGCGATGGCGGTGCTGCCGGCCAACGAATGGCTCGATATCGACCGGTTGCGCGAGGCGGCCGGCGCCAGTGAGGCCCGGTTGGCCAGCGAGTCCGAGTTCCGCGACCGCTTCCCCGAATGCGAGGTCGGCGCAATGCCGCCATTCGGCAACCTGTACGGGATGGATGTGTACGTCGCCGACAGCCTTGCCGGTGACCAGCGGATCGCCTTCAACGCCGGCAATCACCGTGAACTGATGTGGGTCGACTGGAACGACTTCGAGCGCCTCGTGCATCCGCACCTGGCATCGATGACACGGCATTGA
- a CDS encoding OmpA family protein codes for MAMPLSPKAVLAVTLASAVLAGCSQYVKRDEFDATVADLRAADARLEAQIQALSDKHDALVTQVAGRTRVDTAAYFAVDDATLSEDARPLLDDFANAIRNSHSGALITIEGFTDPSGSPAYNKKLGQRRADAARDYLVDVAGLPAEQVRAVSYGEDENRQVRPGATGVEGQDNRRIALVVDYAGPKTASVM; via the coding sequence ATGGCAATGCCCCTGTCCCCCAAGGCCGTCCTGGCCGTTACCCTGGCCAGTGCCGTGCTGGCCGGCTGCAGCCAGTACGTGAAGCGTGACGAATTCGACGCGACCGTCGCCGACCTGCGTGCGGCCGATGCCCGTCTCGAAGCGCAGATCCAGGCCCTGTCCGACAAGCACGACGCCCTGGTCACCCAGGTCGCGGGCCGTACCCGCGTCGACACCGCCGCCTACTTCGCGGTCGACGATGCGACCCTGAGCGAAGACGCCCGTCCATTGCTCGACGATTTCGCCAATGCGATCCGCAACAGCCACAGCGGTGCACTGATAACGATCGAAGGTTTCACTGATCCGTCCGGTTCCCCGGCCTACAACAAGAAGCTTGGCCAGCGCCGTGCCGATGCCGCCCGCGACTATCTGGTCGATGTCGCCGGTCTGCCCGCTGAACAGGTGCGAGCGGTCAGCTACGGCGAGGACGAGAATCGCCAGGTCCGTCCAGGCGCGACCGGTGTCGAAGGCCAGGACAACCGCCGTATCGCCTTGGTAGTCGACTACGCAGGACCGAAGACCGCCAGCGTCATGTAG
- a CDS encoding NAD(P)/FAD-dependent oxidoreductase, translating into MPPIARPEYDLVVAGASFAGVACALAAAQSGLRVAVLERKRDPGEKLHTTGIIVKEAAEQTLLNQLPARLTRRIEQVRLYAPSLKQVALAAPGYYFLTTDTPEVMRWLAGQLHRHDIDLRLGSAFTGATREAGGWQIKGLGHARYLVGADGARSRVAASTGLGQVRQFLYGIEYEFPGACLQRPDALHCFISKRYAPGYIGWIAQSPTGIQAGLALRHDPTRARVPDIAGFLLRVGEAGGLPRHLKPGTTRAGLIPCSGPVWPMADDGVMLTGDAAGIVSPVTAGGIHSAWEHGWSTGRAIAAHVRGTGPRPEPVSIAAAPRFRAKRALRWAYDHLQFDWPFDLFMHSPPLRWAAEQVYFHKRGS; encoded by the coding sequence ATGCCCCCGATTGCTCGTCCCGAATACGACCTGGTGGTTGCCGGCGCCAGTTTTGCTGGCGTCGCCTGCGCGCTGGCCGCCGCGCAATCCGGCCTGCGTGTGGCCGTTCTGGAGCGCAAGCGCGATCCCGGGGAAAAACTACACACCACCGGCATCATCGTGAAGGAAGCGGCTGAGCAGACCCTGCTCAACCAGTTGCCGGCCCGGCTGACCCGCCGCATCGAGCAGGTGCGGCTGTACGCGCCGAGCCTGAAGCAGGTCGCGCTGGCCGCACCCGGCTATTACTTCCTGACCACCGACACACCCGAGGTCATGCGCTGGCTGGCCGGGCAACTGCATCGGCACGATATCGACCTGCGGCTCGGCTCCGCATTCACCGGTGCCACCCGTGAAGCCGGCGGCTGGCAGATCAAGGGGCTCGGTCATGCACGCTATCTGGTCGGGGCCGACGGTGCGCGTTCACGGGTCGCAGCCAGCACCGGACTCGGACAGGTACGACAGTTCCTGTACGGCATCGAGTACGAATTCCCGGGCGCCTGCCTGCAACGGCCCGATGCCCTGCACTGCTTCATCAGCAAACGCTATGCACCCGGTTACATCGGCTGGATCGCTCAGAGCCCGACCGGCATCCAGGCCGGACTCGCGTTGCGGCACGATCCGACGCGGGCGCGGGTGCCCGACATTGCCGGTTTCCTGCTGCGGGTCGGCGAAGCCGGCGGCCTCCCCCGCCACCTGAAACCGGGCACCACCCGTGCCGGACTGATCCCATGCAGCGGCCCGGTCTGGCCGATGGCCGACGACGGCGTGATGCTGACCGGCGACGCCGCCGGCATCGTCTCCCCGGTCACGGCCGGCGGCATCCACTCGGCCTGGGAGCACGGCTGGTCCACCGGCCGTGCGATCGCCGCCCACGTTCGCGGTACCGGCCCGCGACCCGAGCCGGTCTCGATTGCCGCCGCGCCCCGTTTCCGCGCCAAGCGCGCCCTGCGCTGGGCCTACGACCACCTGCAGTTCGACTGGCCCTTCGATCTGTTCATGCATTCGCCTCCGCTGCGTTGGGCGGCAGAGCAGGTCTACTTCCACAAGCGCGGAAGCTGA
- a CDS encoding pseudouridine synthase, translated as MTEPKSRKLTLKRNTEGGNEAPRLEERLHKVLAQAGLGSRRALEQRIADGLVKVNGEVARTGMSIKGSDKVEIDGRQFVASALTEPARVLMYNKPEGEVTTREDPEGRPTIFEALPALKGARWITIGRLDINTTGLLLLTTDGELANAMMHPSYEVEREYVCRVRAPEGQEHVADNIPDRLRRGVALDDGPAKFDEVERIGGTDSHDWFRVVVKEGRNREVRRLWESQGCQVSRLKRIRYGKVGLPRELLRGQSQELPTDKVEALRKELGLEDGAPSALTLQPVIGQRKAAKSTINLSGSDRSQGYVGGPSRADEGRELRRFDHVREDRGGRGRGGPKRHGGLTVSGEAAAKQSQKPFKQRKQKGAKLPEGSPAAFRTWYVPEGVETGPSGHRNPDGKKKFGGKPRPGGAKPQGKPQRAARPHGQPSGGVHFPSDHAGGGHSPYGDKPRGPRPGGSRPGGRPGGRPGGPRPGGPRGGGRGTPRGS; from the coding sequence ATGACTGAACCCAAGAGCCGCAAGCTCACCCTGAAACGCAACACCGAGGGCGGTAACGAAGCGCCCCGCCTTGAAGAACGCCTGCACAAGGTCCTGGCCCAGGCCGGCCTGGGTTCGCGTCGCGCGCTGGAACAGCGCATCGCCGACGGCCTGGTCAAGGTCAACGGCGAGGTTGCCCGGACCGGCATGTCGATCAAGGGCAGCGACAAGGTCGAGATCGACGGGCGTCAATTCGTCGCCAGCGCGCTGACCGAGCCGGCCCGCGTGCTGATGTACAACAAGCCCGAAGGCGAAGTGACCACCCGCGAGGACCCGGAAGGGCGCCCGACCATCTTCGAGGCCCTGCCCGCGCTCAAGGGCGCGCGCTGGATCACGATCGGCCGCCTCGACATCAACACCACCGGCTTGCTGCTGCTCACCACCGACGGCGAGCTGGCCAACGCGATGATGCATCCCTCCTACGAGGTCGAGCGCGAATACGTTTGCCGCGTGCGCGCACCGGAAGGACAGGAGCATGTCGCCGACAACATCCCCGACCGCCTGCGCCGAGGCGTCGCCCTGGATGATGGCCCGGCGAAGTTCGACGAGGTCGAGCGCATCGGCGGCACCGACTCGCACGACTGGTTCCGGGTGGTCGTCAAGGAAGGCCGCAACCGCGAAGTGCGGCGGCTGTGGGAGTCGCAGGGCTGCCAGGTGAGTCGCCTCAAGCGCATCCGCTATGGCAAGGTGGGCCTGCCGCGCGAACTGCTGCGCGGCCAGTCGCAGGAACTGCCGACCGACAAGGTCGAGGCGCTGCGCAAGGAACTGGGACTGGAGGACGGCGCGCCGTCGGCCCTGACTCTGCAACCTGTGATCGGCCAGCGCAAGGCGGCCAAGTCGACGATCAACCTCAGCGGCAGCGATCGTTCGCAGGGCTACGTCGGCGGCCCGAGCCGTGCCGACGAAGGCCGTGAGCTGCGTCGGTTCGACCATGTCCGCGAGGATCGTGGAGGGCGTGGCCGTGGCGGCCCGAAGCGCCATGGCGGCCTGACCGTCAGCGGCGAGGCTGCCGCCAAGCAGTCGCAGAAGCCGTTCAAGCAGCGCAAGCAGAAGGGCGCGAAGCTGCCCGAGGGCAGCCCGGCCGCATTCCGCACCTGGTACGTTCCCGAAGGCGTCGAGACCGGTCCGAGCGGCCATCGCAATCCCGATGGCAAGAAGAAGTTCGGCGGCAAGCCCCGCCCCGGTGGCGCCAAGCCGCAGGGCAAGCCGCAGCGTGCGGCACGCCCACATGGCCAGCCGAGCGGAGGCGTGCACTTCCCGTCCGACCACGCCGGCGGCGGCCACAGCCCCTACGGCGACAAGCCTCGCGGGCCGCGCCCCGGCGGCAGTCGCCCGGGCGGGCGACCCGGCGGCCGTCCCGGTGGACCTCGACCAGGGGGACCGCGCGGCGGCGGACGCGGTACTCCGCGCGGCAGCTGA
- the scpB gene encoding SMC-Scp complex subunit ScpB, producing MDQTLITRIVEAALLAAHQPLTLAQLHALFPEDQPAPNGSVEQAIEALQAGCAERGIELVELASGFRYQVKNDVHPWVARLWTERQTRYTRATLETLALIAYRQPITRGEIEQVRGVAVNSNIIRALEEREWIRVVGHRDVPGKPALFGTTKTFLDYFGLKRLDELPPLSELKEIGELEPELMFEGGSKDKPPTAEGGAIAAGGIASDTDDRVDGETGEAANDPADTDVADIEEINGDSVDSAGTELDGDQQTTDNPPDEGEPEAAPGERVADENEQDNAGMKSESISSDDLSATPETDEEIDSDPVFTESEAASNEDAPEQRND from the coding sequence ATGGATCAAACTCTCATCACTCGGATCGTGGAGGCCGCCCTGCTGGCGGCCCACCAGCCACTGACGCTGGCGCAACTGCACGCGCTGTTCCCCGAGGACCAGCCGGCACCGAACGGCAGCGTCGAACAGGCGATCGAGGCCCTGCAGGCCGGCTGCGCCGAGCGCGGCATCGAACTGGTCGAGCTGGCCTCGGGCTTCCGCTACCAGGTGAAGAACGACGTGCATCCGTGGGTCGCGCGGCTGTGGACCGAGCGCCAGACCCGCTACACCCGCGCTACCCTCGAGACGCTGGCGCTGATCGCCTACCGCCAGCCGATCACCCGCGGCGAGATCGAGCAGGTCCGCGGCGTGGCGGTCAACAGCAACATCATCAGGGCGCTGGAAGAACGCGAGTGGATCCGTGTGGTCGGCCACCGCGACGTGCCCGGCAAGCCGGCGCTGTTCGGCACCACAAAGACCTTCCTCGACTACTTCGGCCTCAAGCGCCTGGATGAACTGCCGCCGCTGTCGGAGTTGAAGGAGATCGGCGAGCTGGAGCCGGAGCTGATGTTCGAGGGCGGCAGCAAGGACAAGCCCCCCACGGCCGAGGGCGGAGCAATCGCTGCCGGTGGCATTGCCAGCGATACCGACGACCGCGTCGACGGCGAAACCGGAGAAGCCGCCAACGATCCGGCCGATACCGACGTGGCCGACATCGAAGAGATCAATGGCGACAGTGTCGATTCCGCGGGCACCGAACTCGACGGCGACCAGCAGACGACCGACAACCCGCCTGATGAAGGCGAACCCGAAGCCGCGCCGGGGGAGCGCGTGGCGGACGAGAACGAGCAAGACAACGCCGGGATGAAGTCAGAGTCGATTTCCTCTGATGACCTTTCGGCCACACCGGAAACGGATGAGGAAATTGACTCCGACCCCGTTTTCACCGAATCCGAGGCCGCCTCCAACGAGGACGCGCCGGAGCAGAGAAATGACTGA
- a CDS encoding YciI family protein has translation MWYVIEGHDGEGVLERRLAARAAHLARLTALRDQGRLLLAGPCPAIDAEDPGPAGFSGSLVVAEFESLEAARSWADADPYVAADVYDRVDVRPFKRVLP, from the coding sequence ATGTGGTATGTGATCGAAGGGCATGATGGGGAAGGTGTGCTGGAGCGGCGCCTGGCGGCGCGTGCGGCGCATCTGGCGCGGCTGACCGCGTTGCGCGACCAGGGGCGGCTGCTGCTGGCGGGGCCGTGCCCGGCCATCGATGCCGAGGATCCAGGGCCGGCAGGCTTCAGCGGCAGTCTGGTGGTGGCCGAGTTCGAGTCGCTGGAGGCGGCCCGCAGCTGGGCCGATGCCGATCCCTACGTGGCCGCCGACGTCTACGACCGGGTCGATGTGCGGCCATTCAAGCGGGTGCTGCCATGA
- a CDS encoding BolA family protein, which yields MKPLPPVMPGSLPREQRVAAIRDALEAVLSPVALEITDDSHRHAGHAGARDGRGHFSVDIVSEIFAGKSPVARHRAIYAALGGLMETDIHALSIRARTPAEAGVGS from the coding sequence ATGAAGCCGCTGCCGCCGGTCATGCCCGGTTCGTTGCCGCGCGAACAGCGGGTGGCGGCGATCCGCGATGCGCTCGAGGCCGTGTTGTCGCCAGTAGCGCTGGAGATCACCGACGACAGTCACCGCCACGCCGGCCATGCCGGTGCGCGCGACGGCCGCGGCCATTTCAGCGTCGACATCGTCAGTGAAATCTTCGCTGGCAAGAGTCCGGTTGCGCGTCATCGGGCGATCTATGCCGCGCTCGGCGGGCTGATGGAAACCGACATCCACGCGCTGTCGATCCGCGCCCGCACGCCGGCCGAGGCAGGGGTGGGGAGTTGA